A window of the Alnus glutinosa chromosome 4, dhAlnGlut1.1, whole genome shotgun sequence genome harbors these coding sequences:
- the LOC133866954 gene encoding class V chitinase-like, producing the protein MAQVIKAGYWYCQSNFPVEDIDSSLFTHLFAAFANVNATSYQVVFPERYEVQFEYFTESVRKRNPDVKTILSIVGDPSIFRSMTSRPGSRQTFIDASIYLARSYNYDGLSLHWRYPYTSEEMANLGSLLTEWRAAVNEDSRCTGEAPLLLTAAVFYSSDYWSSLKYPIQAISDSLDWVNVWADDVYTPDCSPKLTGPPAPLYNPTSCELSVDSGIRAWIHAGVPANKLVLCLPFHGRSWLLVNAENHEIFSPANGPVPDSDPIPYSRIETIGAVKQFDPSYVTDYCYSGTTWIGYDDKDSISTKVRYAKKKGLLGYFAWHLDDDDTVQWTLSREASEAWDNA; encoded by the exons ATGGCTCAAGTGATCAAAGCCGGATACTGGTATTGCCAGAGTAACTTCCCGGTGGAAGACATAGATTCCTCCCTTTTCACCCATCTTTTTGCTGCCTTTGCCAATGTGAACGCTACCAGCTACCAAGTCGTCTTTCCAGAAAGGTATGAGGTGCAGTTTGAGTACTTCACCGAATCAGTGCGAAAACGAAACCCTGATGTTAAAACCATTCTCTCCATCGTCGGAGATCCTTCCATCTTCCGTTCAATGACTAGCCGTCCTGGCTCCCGGCAAACATTCATAGATGCCTCCATCTATCTAGCCCGGAGTTACAACTACGATGGCCTCAGCCTCCACTGGCGGTATCCCTACACGAGCGAAGAAATGGCCAACCTTGGCTCACTCCTCACTGAATGGCGAGCTGCCGTGAACGAAGATTCCCGGTGCACTGGAGAAGCGCCGTTGCTTCTAACCGCAGCGGTGTTTTACTCCTCAGACTATTGGTCTTCCTTGAAATATCCGATTCAGGCTATCTCAGATAGCTTGGACTGGGTCAATGTATGGGCCGATGACGTGTACACCCCCGATTGCTCACCCAAGCTGACTGGACCGCCTGCTCCATTGTACAATCCAACAAGCTGTGAACTTAGCGTGGACAGCGGCATCAGAGCTTGGATTCATGCAGGTGTGCCGGCCAACAAATTAGTCCTCTGCCTTCCATTTCATGGACGCAGTTGGCTTCTGGTGAATGCTGAGAACCATGAAATATTCTCGCCGGCGAACGGACCGGTGCCTGATAGTGACCCCATACCATATAGCAGAATCGAGACTATTGGTGCCGTAAAACAGTTCGATCCCTCGTATGTCACGGACTATTGCTATTCTGGGACGACATGGATTGGTTATGATGATAAAGATAGCATTTCTACTAAGGTtagatatgccaagaaaaaggGATTGCTCGGTTACTTTGCATGGCATCTCGACGACGATGACACTGTTCAGTGGACTCTTTCAAGGGAAG CTTCTGAAGCATGGGATAATGCGTGA